The sequence below is a genomic window from Anaerobranca californiensis DSM 14826.
CCATCCTCAAAAACTATTGCATCTGTAGAATATTTAATATCATTATTCAGGTATGACATTGCTAAACGAAGATCATTTCTATCATGGCTATTATTGATTTGCCTGTATGCTAAAGTTTGGCTAGAAGCTACCATAGGATAAGCTATAGTTGCTACTAAACTTAAAATAGCTATAGTAACTATTAACTCAACTAAAGTTAGACCCTTTATATTTTTAAACATAACTATCACCTCCTAATTCTAGTGATTATCTCCATCGGAGTCAAACCATCGCTGTCAGTAATAACTGTAATTTGCAAAAGTCCGTCATCTATTATTTCTTCTAGTGTTATAGTGATATGGTATTCTTTGTTATCTTTTGTTAATGACTTTGTGTATTGCCCATTTCCTTCATCAATCCAGCCTTGTCCCTTTAACCACTTTTCTAACCCTTCACTTTTCCAATGGACTTTATTTCCTTTTATCTCTTCAACTACACTACTAGTAATTGAAATAAGTTCTAACCTTCCCTTATTCAAATTGGCAGTTTTAATTCCCGATATAATAACATTGGAAAAAAAAGTCACTGCTAATAGCAATATGCCAATAGACACCATCACCTCTACTAATGATAACCCTTTTTGATTTTCCCAATTCATTGTAATCACCTTCTAACCACATTTCCCTTTACTTTAAGTATATCATAGAAGCTCAGTAATAACTATAAAAATTTTAGATAAATAGCAATTTTTAAATTTCTACCCTAATTTTATGATATTCCCCCCTAATTCCTCTGCTGTTTGGGGATTACAGGTAGTAAAAATTACTTGATTTTTTTCTGCAAACCTTTGAATTAACTTAATTCCCTTTTCTTTGCGACTGGGATCTAAATCTACAAGACAGTCATCTAATACAATAATCCCGGGATTTTCTCCATATAACACTTCAATTATTGCTAGTCTAAGGGCTAAAGCTACAGAATCTTTAGTTCCAGTAGATAAAAGTTCTATAGGCATAGATGTATCACCTTTTTTTAACTCTACTTGCAGATTATCTTTAATCTCTGTAATTTGATATCTGTTATCAGTTAAGAATGCTAAATATTTTCTAAAGGAATCTTCTAATGGTTTAAAAGAGTTTTTATCCATCTCTTCTAATTTTTCTTGGAAAACCCTTTTAATTGTTTGTAATCTTCTTCCTTTAACTTTCAAATTTTGTAATTCTTTTTGAAGATTTTTAATTTCTTCTTCCAATTCTTCAGAAGAAATTTCTGGCAACTCCCTCTCTAAGCTATAATATTCCTTCTCTAGATTGCTTTTTTGTTCTTCAAGTTTCTTTTCTTCTTCCCTTAATCTCTGTAATGAAAGGAAAAAGTGGTTTGGATCTTGAAAATCTGAAGGCAGAGGGGCAAGCTGGCTTAACAGTTGATTTAAGTTGTGAATCTTCCCTTTTTGTTCAATAACTAAATCTAAAAGTTTATCTGGACTTTGATATTCCTTAGCCCATTCAGTTAACTTATTTTTAAGGGAAGCCATTTTAACTTCTACCCCATACAAATCATTTCTTTTTTCGTTTAAAGCTTTTTCTAGTTCTTCTTCCGATTTACTTACCTTGATGTTTTCTAAAGATTTTACTTTTTCTTCTAACCCTTGAATACTTTCTCCATTTAGAAGGGTGTCGATACTTGTTTTGATTTTCTCTATCTCTTTATTAAGTTTATCTATCATCTCTTTATTTACTTTTCCTTCTTCAATATTAGCTATTTTCAATTCTTTTAATTTTTCTTTCAATTCTTTCTCATTCTTCTCCATTTCTTCCTTTAGCTGATTAAAATCAAATTCACCTGATTGAATCTCTAATTCTCCAACTCCTTCAAACTCAATTTTTAAGTAACCCTCTGCAGTAATTAGGCTATTTATTTGGTATTGGGATTTGGGACTAAAGTCCTTTGTCACCCAAACAGGAACAGTACTTTTTAAGATTTTACTTTGCATTTTTCCTGCTCTAATGGCAGTTTTAATATTTTCAATTTTATTCTTTAATTTTTCTAAGATTTGAAGTTCCTCTTTAGTTATTTGAGGAATTGAAATTAAATTTTCCTCTAATTCCTTTAATTTAATTAGCCCATCTTTAACTTTATTTAATAAACTTGTAAGTTTTTCTTTTTCTTTAATTTTTCTAGCATTAGATAATTCATCATTAAGCTTTATTACTTCTTCTTCAATCTTTGTTTTTTCCCTTAGGAGATTTTTATATTCTTCTTCTTTAGCAGGCCAATTTAAAGCAATTTCCTTCAATTTTTTTTCGTTTTCAGCAAGG
It includes:
- a CDS encoding type IV pilus modification PilV family protein, with the translated sequence MNWENQKGLSLVEVMVSIGILLLAVTFFSNVIISGIKTANLNKGRLELISITSSVVEEIKGNKVHWKSEGLEKWLKGQGWIDEGNGQYTKSLTKDNKEYHITITLEEIIDDGLLQITVITDSDGLTPMEIITRIRR
- a CDS encoding AAA family ATPase — translated: MKIKEYSCSQFGALKNIKIELKDGLNVILGPNEAGKSTVVEGIYATLFKGSNIKNKTKEDKDFLNRFKPLPTGDFFDGYLSLSKENGEYRVYKRWNKKPESKMELPDGTEIIDEDSIEKHLRKLLNFGENTYKTIIFSKQQDLKRAVDLILKDQTIAEDISTFLRKVVMELDGVSVDKLRETIEKEYKELYERWNVQLDIPESNTRYKKGVGKILEKYYQLEDKKGELKNCLTIEKRLEEIKENLKVLTEEKENILSKLKEYSKIELDISKRAQIEPQITNLAENEKKLKEIALNWPAKEEEYKNLLREKTKIEEEVIKLNDELSNARKIKEKEKLTSLLNKVKDGLIKLKELEENLISIPQITKEELQILEKLKNKIENIKTAIRAGKMQSKILKSTVPVWVTKDFSPKSQYQINSLITAEGYLKIEFEGVGELEIQSGEFDFNQLKEEMEKNEKELKEKLKELKIANIEEGKVNKEMIDKLNKEIEKIKTSIDTLLNGESIQGLEEKVKSLENIKVSKSEEELEKALNEKRNDLYGVEVKMASLKNKLTEWAKEYQSPDKLLDLVIEQKGKIHNLNQLLSQLAPLPSDFQDPNHFFLSLQRLREEEKKLEEQKSNLEKEYYSLERELPEISSEELEEEIKNLQKELQNLKVKGRRLQTIKRVFQEKLEEMDKNSFKPLEDSFRKYLAFLTDNRYQITEIKDNLQVELKKGDTSMPIELLSTGTKDSVALALRLAIIEVLYGENPGIIVLDDCLVDLDPSRKEKGIKLIQRFAEKNQVIFTTCNPQTAEELGGNIIKLG